In Peptostreptococcaceae bacterium, the genomic window GGACTATACTGATGTAAGAAATAATGCGAAAAAAAAATTTGGGGGCAAATGCAAGGTTTGTTTAGAGTGCAACGGTGTTGCATGCAAGGGACAGGTCCCGGGTATGGGAGGGAAAGGTTCCGGAAACGGATTTATTAGAAATGTTGAGCAACTTAAAAATGTTAAGATTCACATGGATACGCTTTATCAATCCGGAAAAGTCGATGCAGGTCTTGAAATGTTTGGAAGGTCATTTAAATACCCATTTTTTGCAGCTCCGATAGGTGGAGTCAAAGTTAATTATGGGGAAGGATTTACAGACACAAGTTATTCGGAAGCTGTCGTTAATGGATGCTTTGAATCGGGAACTGCGGCATTTACAGGAGACGGCATACCGGAAGAATCGTACACAGGTCCGTTGGATGCCATAGGGGCGGTATCAGGATGCGGTATTCCGACAATCAAACCGTGGGGTGTTGAAGAATCAATAAGGAAGGTAAAAATTGCAGAAGAAAGAAATGTGATGGCGATTGCAATGGATGTGGATGCCGCAGGACTCACTGTGTTTGCAAAAATGGGCAAGCCGCTATTTCCGCAGTCAGTTGAATCTCTGAGGAAGATAATTGCGAGCACTGAGTTGCCATTTATTGTTAAAGGAGTAATGACTGTTGAAGGGGCTTTAAAAGCAAAAGATGCAGGTGCCTTTGGAATAATTGTTTCAAATCATGGGGGTAGGGTTTTAGATGATACTCTATCTACTATAGAGGTATTGCCACGTATTGTTGAAGCTTGCAAAGGGGAAATGAAAATCTTTATTGACGGAGGGTTCAGAAAGGGAACAGATATATTTAAGGCCCTGGCTTTGGGAGCAGATGGAGTGCTCATTGGAAGACCCTACGGAGTTGCGGTTTATGGAGGAGAAAAAGAAGGCGTAAAACTTTACACCGAAAAAATTGGAGCTGAGCTTGAGGATGTAATGAGAATGACAGGGGCTCAGAGCATTAAAGATATAACAAGGGAAAAAGTTGAAATTGTAAAATAAACACGAAAAGCAGAAAAAGAGATGACCTTTAACCATCTCTTTTCTAGACAAATCTTTATGAGCAGTAAGCTGCTTACTTTATTCCGAAAAGGTTGCGCTTGTAGATATAATAGAACTTTTCTAGTTCTGCCATTTTTTTCTGCATTTCAATTTGCAGTTTTGAAACAGCCTCATAATTTTCTTCTTCTATCGCAAATCTCAACTCCTCGAATAGGGACTGCTTGCTGAGTTTGTTTTTCATCAAATCATGACGAAGCTGATTAATTTTTTCCCAGTTCACAACATCGTAATCCGTTGCATTTTCAGTTTCATGGATTTTTTTGTAAGAGCGTACCAAATCAGTATTGGTATCGAGTATTCTGGACTTCAATTCATTAATCCATTGACTGGTTGATGCTGATTTAAGGGATTTGATGATGTCTTTTGTAAATACATCTCCATTTAAAAGTATATCGACTTTCTTGGGGTATAAATCTAAAGCTAATACATTTTCATATACTGTTGCTGGAGGTATTCCAAACATTGAACCCCGTTCTTCATCGGTGTAATCCTCAAATACGTCTTCTTCGCTCCTATATGCCCTTTCTTTTTCAAGATAAAAGGCACTATCTCCCGGTTTTTTTGAAAGCTCTTTTTCGATTTCATCGAGCGACATGCCGGACTTTTGAATACTAAGGATTCCGTCGAGCATTGCCTGATAGATTGCGGCAATTGACACATAAGTGTTGGTGGTCGGGTTTGGTGATCTAACTTCAAATCGTGTAGCCATAGGGTTGCTCATGTCCCTTATCAAACCTGTAAGTACGGTTCTATTACGGGAAGGAGATTCTACCGAGTGACCCAATGAGGTTACTATGCAAACAGGTGCCTCAAAACCGGGCTTGAGACGTCTTAGAGCATCATTTGTGTTGCTTATGAACGGATTGATAATCTCATAATTTTTAAGGAGTCCCATGATTGATTCGAATCCTATTGAACTCATATATGAAGAATTTTGGTCAATGGGAGAGAAAAGATTTATCATTTTTCCGGTTTTCAGTTTTAGCGCAATTCCTATGTGTATGTGTTTGCCGTTTCCCGCAACCCCTTCAATAGGTTTGGCAAGGAAGGTTACATCAAGGTTCTTTTCAACAAAAGTATCTTTTATTATATCCTGCGCGAATAGTTCATTGTCGCCCGTTTGCATTTCTGAGCTGTATTTCCAGTCTATTTCCAGCTGTTCCATGATGTAAGTGAAATTTCCATCACTGTCCATCGCGGAAGGGACTCCACCGACTTCCTTGTGACCCATTTCAACTTCGAAACCATACTTGTTGAGTTTTAGCAAAGATTCTTCAAGAGCTGTTTTTACCGGGCCTATGGTGCGTTTCCAGTATTGCTCTTTTAAAATCTGCGATGTGGAAAGTTTTTCTATATCGGCTTGTTTACCTGGAGTCTTTACCCAAAATTCCAATTCAGTAGCTGTGGTGAGAACTATTTCATCAATTAAATCGGCACTTGCAATTTCGAATTCAGCCAAAAGGGTTTTACTGTTTGAAATGAGTTCTAAAAGGCTTTCCTTTATTCGCACTGCGGATCGTTTCAAAACGGAACGTGAGCAGACCAATTTGTCTTCATGGCAAATGAATGCGGGAATGATAAGCGTTCCAACTGGCAAAGAATTTAGCGGGTCCAAAAGGTCGTAATTGTAATCGATAAACCATCTGACATCTTTGTCGGGAATCAAATCTACCTTTGCATTGCTCAATTCGGCGATTTCCGGAAGAACAACGCTTGAACCGTCAGTTTGCACTCCTTTTACAAGGAAACCGGATACATCCTCTTTGAAAAGTTCAATTGGTACTTTTTCATCTGTGTGGTTGTTTCCCAAGTCTACAGCTACAAGGGATACGAATTTGATTTCTGAATGATCATTGATAAGCTTAAGCAAACCTTGATCATCATATGTTCCTGGGTCGATAAAATAGAGAAGCTCATTGTAAATTTTTGAAACCATAGGATCACCTCTTTATAAAATATTTAATATTGAATAATTATAGCATAATAAATATTAATGTAAAGATTAATATTTTGCGTCAAACCTTTGATAAGCAGTAAAATCAACGTGAGAGGTGCAAATAAAAAAATATTTAATAATTTTGATATCAAGCAATAGTATGTAACATAACGTACAATAAATATAAATAGCAACTATAATGTCCGTAATTATACAGCTTGAATTAATCGGTTATTTCGTTTAAGATTTAGTTATGAATAAATATTTAGAGGAGGCGTAAATGATAGATTTAAGAAGTGATACTGTTACGAAACCGACAGAAAGAATGAGAATGGCAATGGAAAAAGCAATTGTTGGGGACGATGTTTATGGAGATGATCCTACGGTAAATGAATTAGAGCGTCTAGCTGCGAAAATTATCGGGAAAGAAGATTCTATTTTTGTACCAAGTGGAACATTCGGAAATCAATTGGCGGTACTGACTCATACAAAAAGAGGCGATGAAGTAATCTTAGGCAAAGGGAGTCATATATTTCAGCATGAGGTTGGGGCAGCAGCTGTTATAGCAGGGGTTCAGCTTAGGCTAGTTGATGATGAAAAGGGTTACATGTCGACCGAGGATGTGAAAGAAGCAATAAGAAAAGAAAATATTCATTATCCGGATACGGGATTGATATGCATAGAGAACGCTCATTCTAACGGTATGGCTATTTCCCCCGAAAAGTATGAAGGCATACGTAAATTGGCGAAACAAAATAAAATTCCAATACATATGGATGGGGCACGCGTTATGAATGCAGCCGTTTCTCTTGGAGTAAATGTAAAGGATATTACAAAATATGCAGACAGCGTGATGTTTTGCCTATCGAAAGGCCTGGGGGCTCCAATAGGTTCCATGCTGGCCGGCGACAAGGAATTTGTTAAAAGGGCGAGAAAATATAGAAAACTGATGGGTGGAGGTATGCGTCAGGTAGGTGTGATTGCGGCTCCAGGAATATTGGCATTGATTGAAATGGTTGATCGATTGCAGGAGGACCATGATAATGCGAAGGTTCTGGCATCAAAACTAGATGCTATTTTGGGCATTGAAGTGAAGCATGATAGAAATGATATTAATATGGTTTACTGCAAAATACCAAATGCTTTGATAAAAGAGGAAAAGCTTGTAAAGGAAATGAAAAAGAATGGAATCATAATAAATGGCGAGGAAAAAGGAGAATATAGATTTGTAACAAACAAGGATGTTAGCAGGGAAGATTTGGATGTTTTCATGAAGGTTATTGAAGAATTGACAAAGTAAATTATTGAGGTTAACCAGGTGTCAATTTATGGATTAATATGATATTATGTTGAGAGAGTTTTGAAATTGACACAGGAGGTGGCCATGCAACCTGCCATATATGAATTGAAAAAAGAAATTTTAGAGCTCGAGAGGGCTGGCTATATAAAGGATTTGGAGCAAATAAGAAAAGTGCTAAATCGAATCAGGTTTATTTGCGATGAGATTGAAGACGGGACTTCAGAAATACCGGAAGCCACAATTTCTTATAAGAGGATAAACAAGCTTCCGTTTATCTACAAGCCTGTATTGAGGAAAGACTATTTCAAAGGAGATTATCTTGAGAAATTTTCTTTGGAAAGAACAATGCAACTCAAGGAAGCGGATGCATTAATAACCCATAATAATTTTTGGAAAGAACATGAGGATGTAAAGGGAAATGTATTCGGTTCCCTGCCGGTTGATATGATGACTGCAAAATCTCTTTCTAAATTATTGCAAATGGGCTGGCGTGAAACGAATGTGAATGTAATTGATTTTAACAAGGAGAACGTTGAAGAAAAAACCATAATAAGATTTTGTGAAAAGACCTTTGAACAATTCATTCTCGTAAAGGAAAAAGCTACTGGGACTTATCTTGCTCTCGAATATGAGACATAAAAAACTCATCTATATAGATGAGTTTTTTATAGGAATTTATCCTTTGCTTTATACCAAAAATTATAGTTGTTCATGCGGAGCAGCTTGGTGCCGATTTCTGAATAACGGATAATTATGCTTTCAATTCCCTTATAATTATATTCCATACCGTCGGTAACTATTAAAATTGAATTTTCATATGTATATTCGGGTTCAAGACCGATTATTGTAGATTCGGGCAGAATAACGCTGGATGTGAAGGAACGGTATGCGGTTGTATTAATGGGAGAAATAGGGGTTATTTGAAGTATGTTTATATTTGGGTGAACGATGCTTCCGCCAAGTGAGTAGTTGTAGGCTGTACTTCCGGCGGTTGTGGAAACTAAGATACCGTCTCCGCTGAAGTTTTCTAGTACATCATTGTCTAAAGTTATGCGTAAGTGGATTGTCGCCGATTTGTCGCCCTTTATGACTATTTCATTAATCCCTATGACATGCATACAATCGGAATTTGTACAGATTTCTGCTTCGATATGTTTTATTTCGTTGACAATAAATTCGTTTTTTTCATATTTGCCTACGAATTCTTCGATGTTTTTAGGAAGCAATTCTTGAAAAAACCCCAAATGACCAGTATTTATGCCTATAACCGGCATCTGTGGGAAATCATATTTATGCATAGTTCTCAGAAAAGAACCATCTCCGCCTATTGTAATCAAAAGCACGGCTTCAGGATCGAAATCTGTTTTTACTTTAAAATTGTGGCGGAGAAGTGCTTGAACAAGATTTTTTTTGGCATCTAAGGACTGTTCATTTGTGTTGGCTATGATGCTTATGATTTTTTTCTTCATAGGATGAGCCCCTCTACCATTTGATTTTTAACTAACATTACTATATAACAAAAGAGATGATTTTGAAAGGCGGTAATATGAATGAAAAGAGACGCCGATTTAAAAGTAAAGGTTAATGATAAATATAAAAATGAAAAAATAATTGAGATATTGTATAAGGAATTCGGAATGTCTGGCAGATTTGTAAGAAAGCTGAAAAAAAGCAAAACAATCGAGATTAATGGAGAAAATAAATCAGTATATAACAGAGTTGAGTTGGGAGACGTTATTGATATATTCTTTCCTATTGAAGCATGTGAGGATATTCCAAACGAAGATATAAAAATTAAAGTTATATACGAAGATAAATGGCTTATGGCAGTTGAAAAGCCTGCCGGATTATTGGTTCATCCAATAAAAGAGGAGCAAACAGATACATTGTCAAATGGGATATCCGCATATATGAAAGAGAAAGGTGAAGATTATATTGTAAGGCATGTAAACCGATTGGATAGGGATACCTCTGGAGTGATTTTGATAGCAAAGAATTCATACATACATGACCAAATTGCTGTTCAAATGAGCAAAGGAGAAGTTAAAAAAAATTATCAGGCTATTGTTTTAGGGATTTTGGATGAAAAATCGAAATGCTTGGAGTATCCGATAGGAAAGCCTGATATAAAGAATATAAGAAGAGAGGTTATGGATCAGGGCAAGCCTTCAACTACAGTATATGAAGTCGTAGCGGAATCGGAAAATGCGAGTCTCTTGAACATAAGGCTAATAACGGGCAGGACACATCAGATTAGGGTTCATATGGCATACATAGGACATCCTGTACTGGGAGATGATTTGTACGGAGTATTTGATGAGTCAATCGGAAGGCAGGCTCTGCACGCAGGATCATATATTTTCAAGCATCCCATAACCAATGAAATTGTAAGTATAAAGTCGGATTTGCCCGAAGATATGCAAAAAATTATAAAACAAAAAAATTTGAATAATTGAAAGTATGAGATATAATAACTATAGAAAAGGAAATGCCTGAGATGTTAGTTATTTCTGATAAATTCAACCACTGGATTTAATACGGGAGCTTGAGTTTCGCTGTAGATGGCATGCCTGTTTATGGACGTCAAAAGCAGAGAGCAGAGCACCCACCTGGTTGTAACTGGGTATGAATTTAAAGAAGACGGCATCTTGGGTATAAAATATAGCTTCTGATTATTCAGGAGCTATATTTATATTAAATGTATTCATTATATGCAGCGAGGTATGTATGCTATGAGTGAAACGATTCTTATTCTTTTAAAAAGCATGACCGGTAAAGTGGGAATAATAATCACACTTGCGTTTTTGTTGTCTAAAATAGCCATATTCAAGCGTCTAGTGACTAAAAAGAATATAACCTTTGTCGACAAGATAATAATGTCGGTTCTATTTGGATTGTTTGGAATTATCGGTACATATGCCGGTGTTCCGGTGAATGGAGCAATTGCGAATTCAAGGATTATAGGAGTGTTTGTTGCCGGGTGGCTTGGAGGGCCTTTAGTTGGTTTTTTAAGTGCTCTTATTGCCGGATCTCATAGATGGATTATTGATATAGGAGGATTTACAGCAGTAGCTTGTGCCGTTTCTACAATTGCGGAGGGTTTGCTGGCTGGATATTGCAGTCGAATGTTCAAGAATATAAGAATGGACTGGCTTGGAGCTCTTGTAATGGGTGCCTTGGCAGAACTAATGCAGATGGCAATCATTTTGATAATTGCAAGGCCGTTTACCGATGCAATCGAATTGGTAAAGATAATTTGGCTGCCAATGGTATTTGTAAACTCAATAGGAATTTCTATATTTATTGCCATAACTCAGAGCATATTTAGTGAAAAAGAAAGAATAAAAGCGGAACAAGCACAGCTGACACTAAATATTGCAACTAAAACACTGCCCTATTTGAGGATGGGATTCAATAAGGAGACCTCAAAGGAAGCAGCCAGAATAATATATGAGATGACAAGTTTAGCTGCAGTTTCGATAACGGATGAGAATAAAATACTGGCATATGTGGGTACCGGAAGCGAAAATATTGTTCCAGGGGAAATGGATATATCAAGCATAACAAGGAATGTAATAGAAACCGGCGAATATAAAGTAACTAAAGAAGTTAAGGAAATTGAGAATAAAGCAAAAACCGATCTGAGCTCAGGCGTTATCGTACCGTTGAAAGAAAGAGATAAAGTTGTCGGAACATTGAAGGTTTTTAGAAATGGTAAACGGGGCATTACCGATCACGATGTGCAGCTTGTTCTTGGGCTTGCAAAATTGTTTTCGATGCAAATAGAGTTGGGAATGGTTGAGTATCAAAGGAAGCTTGTGGCTAAAGCGGAACTAAAGGCTTTGCAGGCTCAGATAAATCCGCACTTTCTGTTTAATGCTTTAAATACAATTGCTTCTTTTATAAGGACTAATCCGGATAGCGCAAGGAATCTTATATTCAATTTGTGCGATTATATAAGGCAAAACATGCAAATTTCTCAAGACGAAATACCACTTGCTAAAGAAATTGCGCATATAAAATCATACCTGGCAATTGAAAGGGCGCGTTTTGGAAATAAAATAGATGTGCTTTTTGATATTGACGATAAATTGGATTTCAAGGTGCCGCCACTTATACTTCAGCCCATAGTAGAGAATTCCATAAAACATGGGATGAAAGGAATGAATGATGGAATTAAGATAAGAATATCGATTGAAGCCATAAAAGACTACTATAATTTGGTTGTAGAGGATAATGGAATAGGAATAGACAAAAAAATAATTGAGTATATAAAAAAAGGTGAGAATGGACAGTCAATAGGACTGGTTAATGTTGATAAGCGTTTGAAGTGCAAGTACGGCTCAAACTACGGGCTTGATATTGTATCCAATAGGGAAAAAGGAACCATGATAAGCATTAAGATACCGATAGAAAAAGAATTGAGTAGGGGGAGAATTGCATGATAAGATGCGTTGTTGTAGATGACGAAATGCCCGCAATAAATGAAATCAAATATGTTTTAAATGAAATTGGTGGAGTAAAAATCGTTGCGGAAGCATATGATTATGAGACTGCAGCAAAGGTAATATGTGATACGAAACCTGATGCCGTATTTTTAGATATAAATCTAGGGAGTGGAGATGGTATAGAGCTTGCTGAAATGCTCAATAATGATAAGGATTGTCCGGCGATAGTTTTTGTGACTGCATATAACGATTATGCAATAAAAGCGTTTGAGGTAAATGCAATAGACTATATACTAAAACCTATTGACAGCAAAAGGCTTTCAAAAGCCTTAAATAAGATAAGAGAAAATATTGAAAACAAAGAACAATCGGGAACGGACCAGCGTTTGAAAATGTTCTTAGAGAACTACAATAGGAAAATAGAAAGAATTAGCGTGTATGCCGATGGAAAATACATTCCTTTGGAGCCTGAAGAAATTTATTATGTTACTACGGATGGAAAGAATACGATTATAAACACGGGAAAAGGTGAATATATCACAAGCATGACGCTTTCCGAGCTCGAGAATAAGTTTAGAGATTACAACCTCTTTAGGACACATAGAAGCTACCTTTTGAATTTGGACCATGTTAAAGAGGTATATAATTGGTTTAACGGTACATTGCAAGTTGTTTTAACAGGAAGCGATGAAAAAATTCCTGTCAGCAGGAACAAGGTATGCAGCTTCAAAGAAATAATGGGAATATAAAGAACTTAAAAAAAAAAAAATAAAGCCGCCTGCATGGCGGCTTTAAAATTAGTCTTCAAGGATGTTAAGTGGATTTATTTGCTTTCCGTTGTAGTGTATTTCGAAGTGAAGATGAGAACCGGTACTTAAGCCTGTACTTCCCATAAGAGCAATTTTGTTTCCCTTTTCAACTGCATCGCCTAAGTTTACGGATGCAGATTTCAAATGGGCATAAACGCTTTTATAGCCGTAGCCGTGAGAAATTATTATCATCCTTCCGTAACCGCCGTTGTAGCCCACATAGGTTACCACTCCGCTGCCTGCGGCAAATATTGGGGTACCTTGCTCATTGGCTATATCGATGCCCTTGTGATAATCCTTTTTACCGGTAGTTGGATGAATCCTAAAACCGAATGGTGATGTTATGCGGCCGGTTGCAGGAAATTGATCGGGTCTTGCATCGAGAAAGTCGAGACGTTCTTCCAAATCCTTTGAGAATTTGTCTATGATTTCTTTTTCGTTTTCTATTAGAGTTATAACTTCATTGCTGTCTTCAGGGACATAAATGCTGCTGTTGTCGGGGATGTTTACTGTTCTGTCAGCTGAGCGTGATAGTGGCGCTGACAATCCATCAGCAACTGAAGCCGTTTCTGATATGTTTAGGCCGACCATATCCCTTATTTTGTATTCAAGATCATTAAGTTCATTGAGCTTTTCTGAAACAATTACCGCATTGTTTGTAAGTTTGTCTATCTGTTCTTCATATGACTCGTTTAAAGCAATAATATTACCGGTTTTTTCACGGCTGGCAAACACTTCATTAGTGAGATTTTCATTGATATTGAAAAGAACTAATGAAGAAATTACTAAGAATAGAGTTGTAAAGGAAATTGCAATGGCTCCGGAATAAACTAAAAGTTTGCTAAAGCAAAGATTCTTTTGTTTTGAGGTTTCAGGTGATATGATAACGAAAGTGAATTTTTCTTTTTTCCATTTTAATATAAGACAAATAAGCCAAATAGCTGATTTGGAGGCAATATTGCATATGAATTCAATGAATTTGTAAAAAACAAAACATGTGGAAGTTAATAAGGATACAAGCATTTGGTCAATAATCATATTGATTTCATTTAAATAGCAAAATGTGTCGCGAAGAGAAGAAAGAATAAGAAGTGATACTTTCCATGATATTTTGATAGTATATGATAAAAAGACCATAAATTTGGATAGAAAATGAGATAAGGGATTAAAAATAGAATTAATTTTGTGTATAAAGTTCTTAATGTTTTGCATAATCTTCTCCTAAAAATATTATATGATGTAATTATAGCAGGAAAACGAGGAAAATGTAACAACTTTATAACAATTGATTTTAACGGAGGTTCTAATGAATAAACGAGATTATTTTCTTCCTATAAACAAGGATGATATGAATAAAAGAGGGTGGAATCAATGCGATTTCATTATGGTCACTGGCGATGCATATGTTGATCATCCGAGCTTTGGCACAGCTATACTTTCAAGAAGTCTTGAAAGATTGGGATACAGAGTAGGAATAATAGCTCAGCCGGATTGGAAAAATGCGGAGAGCATAAGCCTATTAGGAAGACCCAAATACGCTTTCTTGGTGACTTCAGGAAATATGGATTCAATGGTTAACCATTATACTGTTAACAAAAGAAAAAGAAGAAGCGATGCGTACACACCAGGTGGAGAATTCGGAAAACGACCCGATCGCGCGGTAATAGTGTATACAAACCTTATAAAATCACATTACAAGGATGTTCCTGTTGTTATAGGAGGAATAGAAGCAAGTTTGAGACGAATGGCTCATTACGACTATTGGGACGACAAAATAAGACGATCAATTCTGCTTGATTCAAAAGCTGATTTGCTTGTTTATGGAATGGGAGAAAAACCGCTTACTGAAATTGCGGAATACTTGTCAGCGGGTGTGTCAATAAAAGATATTAAACATATTAGAGGAACGGTGTATATACAAAATATAGATTTCGATGAAATAAAGGCAATCGAAATACCTTCATATGATGAAGAGGTGTCAGATAAAACCGCTCTTTCGCGAGCTTTTTCAATGCAAGCAAAAGGCGATAATCCTTTTAACGATATGACGATTATGCAGAAGCATGGGGACCGGTATTTGGTTCAGAATCCCCCACAATACCCATTGGAACAAGTATATCTAGATGACATATACGACCTGCCGTATGTACGGGAATCACACCCGGATTATGACAGTGCCGGAGGGATTCCGGCATTAAACGAAATGCGTTTTAGCATAACAGCGCAAAGAGGCTGTTTTGGAGACTGTTCGTTTTGCGCAATAAGCAGACATCAAGGGAAGCATATACAACCAAGAAGCGCTGCATCGGTTATTAAAGAAGCAAAGTGGATGATCGGGCAGAAAGACTTTAAGGGATA contains:
- a CDS encoding NAD(+)/NADH kinase translates to MKKKIISIIANTNEQSLDAKKNLVQALLRHNFKVKTDFDPEAVLLITIGGDGSFLRTMHKYDFPQMPVIGINTGHLGFFQELLPKNIEEFVGKYEKNEFIVNEIKHIEAEICTNSDCMHVIGINEIVIKGDKSATIHLRITLDNDVLENFSGDGILVSTTAGSTAYNYSLGGSIVHPNINILQITPISPINTTAYRSFTSSVILPESTIIGLEPEYTYENSILIVTDGMEYNYKGIESIIIRYSEIGTKLLRMNNYNFWYKAKDKFL
- a CDS encoding alpha-hydroxy-acid oxidizing protein is translated as MDYTDVRNNAKKKFGGKCKVCLECNGVACKGQVPGMGGKGSGNGFIRNVEQLKNVKIHMDTLYQSGKVDAGLEMFGRSFKYPFFAAPIGGVKVNYGEGFTDTSYSEAVVNGCFESGTAAFTGDGIPEESYTGPLDAIGAVSGCGIPTIKPWGVEESIRKVKIAEERNVMAIAMDVDAAGLTVFAKMGKPLFPQSVESLRKIIASTELPFIVKGVMTVEGALKAKDAGAFGIIVSNHGGRVLDDTLSTIEVLPRIVEACKGEMKIFIDGGFRKGTDIFKALALGADGVLIGRPYGVAVYGGEKEGVKLYTEKIGAELEDVMRMTGAQSIKDITREKVEIVK
- a CDS encoding sensor histidine kinase, encoding MSETILILLKSMTGKVGIIITLAFLLSKIAIFKRLVTKKNITFVDKIIMSVLFGLFGIIGTYAGVPVNGAIANSRIIGVFVAGWLGGPLVGFLSALIAGSHRWIIDIGGFTAVACAVSTIAEGLLAGYCSRMFKNIRMDWLGALVMGALAELMQMAIILIIARPFTDAIELVKIIWLPMVFVNSIGISIFIAITQSIFSEKERIKAEQAQLTLNIATKTLPYLRMGFNKETSKEAARIIYEMTSLAAVSITDENKILAYVGTGSENIVPGEMDISSITRNVIETGEYKVTKEVKEIENKAKTDLSSGVIVPLKERDKVVGTLKVFRNGKRGITDHDVQLVLGLAKLFSMQIELGMVEYQRKLVAKAELKALQAQINPHFLFNALNTIASFIRTNPDSARNLIFNLCDYIRQNMQISQDEIPLAKEIAHIKSYLAIERARFGNKIDVLFDIDDKLDFKVPPLILQPIVENSIKHGMKGMNDGIKIRISIEAIKDYYNLVVEDNGIGIDKKIIEYIKKGENGQSIGLVNVDKRLKCKYGSNYGLDIVSNREKGTMISIKIPIEKELSRGRIA
- a CDS encoding response regulator transcription factor translates to MIRCVVVDDEMPAINEIKYVLNEIGGVKIVAEAYDYETAAKVICDTKPDAVFLDINLGSGDGIELAEMLNNDKDCPAIVFVTAYNDYAIKAFEVNAIDYILKPIDSKRLSKALNKIRENIENKEQSGTDQRLKMFLENYNRKIERISVYADGKYIPLEPEEIYYVTTDGKNTIINTGKGEYITSMTLSELENKFRDYNLFRTHRSYLLNLDHVKEVYNWFNGTLQVVLTGSDEKIPVSRNKVCSFKEIMGI
- the ltaE gene encoding low-specificity L-threonine aldolase encodes the protein MIDLRSDTVTKPTERMRMAMEKAIVGDDVYGDDPTVNELERLAAKIIGKEDSIFVPSGTFGNQLAVLTHTKRGDEVILGKGSHIFQHEVGAAAVIAGVQLRLVDDEKGYMSTEDVKEAIRKENIHYPDTGLICIENAHSNGMAISPEKYEGIRKLAKQNKIPIHMDGARVMNAAVSLGVNVKDITKYADSVMFCLSKGLGAPIGSMLAGDKEFVKRARKYRKLMGGGMRQVGVIAAPGILALIEMVDRLQEDHDNAKVLASKLDAILGIEVKHDRNDINMVYCKIPNALIKEEKLVKEMKKNGIIINGEEKGEYRFVTNKDVSREDLDVFMKVIEELTK
- a CDS encoding peptidoglycan DD-metalloendopeptidase family protein; translated protein: MFASREKTGNIIALNESYEEQIDKLTNNAVIVSEKLNELNDLEYKIRDMVGLNISETASVADGLSAPLSRSADRTVNIPDNSSIYVPEDSNEVITLIENEKEIIDKFSKDLEERLDFLDARPDQFPATGRITSPFGFRIHPTTGKKDYHKGIDIANEQGTPIFAAGSGVVTYVGYNGGYGRMIIISHGYGYKSVYAHLKSASVNLGDAVEKGNKIALMGSTGLSTGSHLHFEIHYNGKQINPLNILED
- a CDS encoding RluA family pseudouridine synthase: MKRDADLKVKVNDKYKNEKIIEILYKEFGMSGRFVRKLKKSKTIEINGENKSVYNRVELGDVIDIFFPIEACEDIPNEDIKIKVIYEDKWLMAVEKPAGLLVHPIKEEQTDTLSNGISAYMKEKGEDYIVRHVNRLDRDTSGVILIAKNSYIHDQIAVQMSKGEVKKNYQAIVLGILDEKSKCLEYPIGKPDIKNIRREVMDQGKPSTTVYEVVAESENASLLNIRLITGRTHQIRVHMAYIGHPVLGDDLYGVFDESIGRQALHAGSYIFKHPITNEIVSIKSDLPEDMQKIIKQKNLNN
- a CDS encoding glutamine synthetase, which codes for MYNELLYFIDPGTYDDQGLLKLINDHSEIKFVSLVAVDLGNNHTDEKVPIELFKEDVSGFLVKGVQTDGSSVVLPEIAELSNAKVDLIPDKDVRWFIDYNYDLLDPLNSLPVGTLIIPAFICHEDKLVCSRSVLKRSAVRIKESLLELISNSKTLLAEFEIASADLIDEIVLTTATELEFWVKTPGKQADIEKLSTSQILKEQYWKRTIGPVKTALEESLLKLNKYGFEVEMGHKEVGGVPSAMDSDGNFTYIMEQLEIDWKYSSEMQTGDNELFAQDIIKDTFVEKNLDVTFLAKPIEGVAGNGKHIHIGIALKLKTGKMINLFSPIDQNSSYMSSIGFESIMGLLKNYEIINPFISNTNDALRRLKPGFEAPVCIVTSLGHSVESPSRNRTVLTGLIRDMSNPMATRFEVRSPNPTTNTYVSIAAIYQAMLDGILSIQKSGMSLDEIEKELSKKPGDSAFYLEKERAYRSEEDVFEDYTDEERGSMFGIPPATVYENVLALDLYPKKVDILLNGDVFTKDIIKSLKSASTSQWINELKSRILDTNTDLVRSYKKIHETENATDYDVVNWEKINQLRHDLMKNKLSKQSLFEELRFAIEEENYEAVSKLQIEMQKKMAELEKFYYIYKRNLFGIK
- a CDS encoding YgiQ family radical SAM protein, with translation MNKRDYFLPINKDDMNKRGWNQCDFIMVTGDAYVDHPSFGTAILSRSLERLGYRVGIIAQPDWKNAESISLLGRPKYAFLVTSGNMDSMVNHYTVNKRKRRSDAYTPGGEFGKRPDRAVIVYTNLIKSHYKDVPVVIGGIEASLRRMAHYDYWDDKIRRSILLDSKADLLVYGMGEKPLTEIAEYLSAGVSIKDIKHIRGTVYIQNIDFDEIKAIEIPSYDEEVSDKTALSRAFSMQAKGDNPFNDMTIMQKHGDRYLVQNPPQYPLEQVYLDDIYDLPYVRESHPDYDSAGGIPALNEMRFSITAQRGCFGDCSFCAISRHQGKHIQPRSAASVIKEAKWMIGQKDFKGYIQDVGGPTANFRKEACKKAKEHGYCDDRSCLAPSPCPNLSPDHSDYVELLRELRELKGVKKVFIKSGVRYDYLMLDPKNVFFEELCKNHISGQLKVAPEHVSRNVLKCLNKPSFDNYKQFRDAYFKYNSLIDTEQYLVPYFISSHPGSRLEDAVMLAEYLRDIGRHPEQVQDFYPTPGTLSTVMYYTGLDPRTMKPVYVPKGREKELQRALLQYWNPKYKSLVYEALKKANRLDLVGYEEKTLIRPLKTEKTFGGKNDRKEKTGSNKPARKKTKR